In the Vanessa atalanta chromosome 13, ilVanAtal1.2, whole genome shotgun sequence genome, TGAGTGTTTGGTGGACTAGCGCCAGTGTCGTTCACTACAGCTTTCTAACATCTGGCCAAGCGATTGTCAGCAACTGCATAAAATGAAGGAAGAACTAGCTGCTAAACAACCGAGATTGGTCAATACTTCACGACAATGTAAGACCACACACTGCACAACAAACAAACACTAAGTTAGATAAACTAATATACAATTGGAATTTCTGTGACATCCACCGTACTCCCCGGACCTTGCTCCAACAGATTACTATTAATTCCGGAATTCGGACAATTTCTTACAaggaaaaaaattcaactccgATGCGGCAGTCCACACCGCCTTCAAAGACTTTATTGATGCTCACCTCcgtggtttttttaataaagggaTCAATCAATCTAAGATCAATGTACTACCTATGAGATGGCAAAAGTGCATAGAGAACAACGGTGCATACTTACACACattaatgaaatacattttacaaaaaaaattgactttataTTCCTCCCGAACAAAAtgccaatttcatatgtaaggaaaGTAATCTAATATTAGGTATTACATTCGATGGGAGTCTTACACTCGagcaaaatatattacgtttatGACAGAAGTATCAAGCAGACAGTTGAGTTTTACTATTGTTTGTGTgtggttaaaattatatttcccaaataataaatacaaatatcattaaaaccTTTTACAGTTTCAAGGTCTGTTAATATGGAATTAGCCAGCCTATTGTTTATTGCAAGCTTGTACCTTCGAAGCAAATTTAATAGCGCTGCAAAGTAAATCAATATAAGTTTACGATCCCAACGCTATTCGCAATTGtgtacaaacataaataaaggctacttttaatgtatatttatgctTTTAATTAAGAGTTAAAACAAATGTTAGCGAGTAACCCGAGCCCCCGATACGGTGTTGTGTCAATTGATtctatatcattaattatatcacattattatattatgaatataacagaaactattaaattttctttataatatatacaattattgttgtaattaattgatcaataatttgttaaactttaatgagaattattttatacggcataacatttaatactggcatataacactatttcttattttaaaaaaagattgagATGTCATTAGAAAAAATGGATGTTTGCAcggcattgtaaaaaatatataacaagattttatttttacacaatacaattatagagaaagaaataacattttgacataaatatgtcaatataaaGACAAGATATGCGAATTTATGATCCGTAATCCCATAATTATGATATGaccatgtataattatataatgatgatAGTTCAtgattatagaattatatatggtggaagggctttgtgcaaggtcTTCTGGGTTAgtaatattctaccgcaaaacagcaatacttgggtttataattgtgttccggtttgaaggatgagtgagccactAAAACTACCGACAAAAGATCACATCTCACttcttaaggttggtggcacattgacgATGTACGGAATCGTTAGAATTTCTAACTGCgccaatttattacatattaaatgtatattcttCTAGAGATTCTCTATCTGATAAgtgcaaaaaaattatatataaaaaaaattacgcagTTGTAAAATAAGTGTATCTGCGTGGGTGCTAATACTGGGAGGACATTTGGTTATGTAAGTGAGAGGTGTTTTCGAGTGTAGAGTCGTTTTTTTCCAATTTTCGCTTTAGCTGAGTAATTGTTAGATGGTATTGCGTTAAACTTTGCTGTTAATATCTGCTGATACATAATTCGCTTACTTGTAAAATAGCTAATGTAATATGAATTTGcgtaattagttattttttaatttcttgtattGTCAAATTATCTGCAAGTACCTAGTACGAAAACAAAGCAAAgacaagaaataataatgaaataaaacaaccaAAAGCAACGAAACCTTAAGaaccttttaaatttaacaaggctagtttaaaacaattaatattcaagGTATAGGTATTCTTacaaaagattattaaaaacgataaaaaatcaaaaaatgcGACctctttcataatttattaatattttattatctatggtatgtattaaaattttaatcatgttTGCCTTGaaagtatacatattttatatccaaGGAAATTGTacgatttcattaatttatatatgacatataaccTATAACGTATATGAAAAAAGAACAACCCTACCTAAAtactattcattcattcaataattgaaaaagcaaaattaattacgtatacctttttttttaaacggcaCGGTTTCCTATTTGTTATTCAACAAATTGAGTAATTTTTTCACAATAGTCTATACTTTATTAGAAAAAAGGGTATTTGGAGTTGAACGGTACGTTAATTAAAACGaatggaataatttataattaaacaacactaaaaattgtaaaactttatatcataaaacaGAATCGGAACTTTATTTTAACGGTATTTATAAATCGTCtgatatcataaatttaaaatcacaaaaatatcACATCTCACCCGTgctttgataaaatatcaaaaatactcGGAAAAAGATATATATGCATATTCCTTCCCCATACCGCATCTATGTGATTGAATTTCTTATGATTCACAACATTATATTCGACAACATTCGGTAATTTCTTCCTTAGTAATGTTACGTCTTTTATAGTTGATATTTCATCGTTTAGCCCAGCGAGCAGCGCAACTTTCATAGTAACTTTACTCAATTCATATTCCGGAGAAACAGTCGAGTTATAAATATCCAAATTTCTGAATCCATAGTCGAATTCCGCAAAAGTTCGTCTGGCACCAACCTGTGACAAGTGTACGGCATTCTTCTTAGACGTGCCTGTTGGATAGTGAGCGACTACGGCCGGGTAGAAATCAGCTTCTAGTTCTTCGGAATCACTGCCCGCTAtacggaaaaatatttcatgcgCACATAAGCTATAACTTTTCTTGTTTCCACAGATATACCTATATACACGGGCGAACACTGTATCCTCGCTAAAAATCTCTTCTTGCCCTATAATTGAAAGGAATCGAGTAATCGCtggtaataatttcaatatttgagAAGCAGAATTCTTCAAGTTATTCAGAAAACATATTGGCGACAAGGACACTAATACTCTTATCCTTTCGTTGTATTCTGGTCGCGTTGCTCCAAGGACTAGAAATATTGAATTACCTTGAGAGTGACCTATGGCGCTCAAACTTTTCGCTCCAGTGTTATCGAGCACGAAATCTATTATGGCGGGAAGATCATAATAGCCAAATTCGTGAAAACTGTAATCCCAAAACTCTCTGTCCGTGTTCGGGTCCAAATATTGGTGTCGGCGAGAGTACTTATTACCTCTATTGTTCCCGATCCAAACGTCATACCCTGCATTAGCCAGTGAAATAGCTAACGATGTATTTTTCCTTAAAACGAAAGTATCAGCAGAGTCAATGACACCATGCATCAGTAAAACGGGTCTACTTCTGTCACCGGGTATATGAAACAGTTTTAATATGTATCCGTCTTGCGTGACCACGTCGTACTCCCCGACCGGGTAGCCTGAATCGTTTACGATTTCGATAAAGTCCGTCGGAGTATCTCGATGCGTAAATAAACTAAGTGTGACCATtgatgttgataaaaaaaatataattaatttcattattattgtttacaaagCACACACTCACACTACGTTAAGCCGGTAATTCGAATGGATACTGGCTTTAACTTCCATGTTACTGCAACCGTTGTTAAACGCAAACCTTGAGTTGAGGTATAaagtaattgaaaacaatttttaaacgaattcttttttaaattccgATTTTAAACGTATGTAACCTTTTTtgttcgtaaataataaattatttaatttgaatgtattCGGCGATAGCATTTTTATTGGTAAAGCCATTGTCGTcacaattaacaattttaacgtGATATGTTACCTTGTTAGacatacaaaacaaaactttataagTCATTAATTCAATCATGTTAATcgacctttattttttttataccacaaaataaaactttagacCACGGCATGCGACTAAACATATCACGACGATagataattataacttattctAATTGACGCCAATTAAATTAGCATTTATATCACAATAATCTActaaaacgaatattaaaataaccacaataacaaaaaaaaaaagaaacagtagTGTTCTTATTAAAATCCGAATTGTTAAGGAAACTGAAGTGAGTGtcaaaataccaaaatatttttattaaaccaacatttctttgaaaatattatagtatgtaGACTTATTTCACAGATTTATGTAGACTTTTTTGTGAAGTTTTAACAGTTG is a window encoding:
- the LOC125068317 gene encoding lipase 3-like, which translates into the protein MVTLSLFTHRDTPTDFIEIVNDSGYPVGEYDVVTQDGYILKLFHIPGDRSRPVLLMHGVIDSADTFVLRKNTSLAISLANAGYDVWIGNNRGNKYSRRHQYLDPNTDREFWDYSFHEFGYYDLPAIIDFVLDNTGAKSLSAIGHSQGNSIFLVLGATRPEYNERIRVLVSLSPICFLNNLKNSASQILKLLPAITRFLSIIGQEEIFSEDTVFARVYRYICGNKKSYSLCAHEIFFRIAGSDSEELEADFYPAVVAHYPTGTSKKNAVHLSQVGARRTFAEFDYGFRNLDIYNSTVSPEYELSKVTMKVALLAGLNDEISTIKDVTLLRKKLPNVVEYNVVNHKKFNHIDAVWGRNMHIYLFPSIFDILSKHG